Proteins encoded by one window of Streptacidiphilus sp. PB12-B1b:
- a CDS encoding DUF177 domain-containing protein, protein MRKVSRSLPAPEGLGIEVIGVPEGSAVELDLRLEAVVEGVLVTGTAKAALKGECVRCLEPIEQKLDADFQELYYYPEGTNRFATAEEDEDEEASRLEGDLFDLEPVLRDAVVLALPLQPVCQDDCLGLCSECGARLSDDPDHHHDAVDPRWAALQGLSAPSLEAGSNDSGTREGAAENQEK, encoded by the coding sequence ATGCGCAAGGTTTCCCGTTCCCTCCCGGCGCCCGAGGGCCTCGGCATCGAGGTGATCGGCGTTCCCGAAGGAAGCGCTGTCGAGCTGGACCTCCGACTGGAGGCTGTGGTGGAGGGCGTACTCGTCACGGGTACCGCCAAGGCCGCTCTCAAGGGCGAGTGCGTGCGGTGCCTGGAGCCGATCGAGCAGAAGCTCGACGCGGACTTCCAGGAGCTGTACTACTACCCCGAGGGCACCAACCGCTTCGCCACCGCCGAAGAGGACGAGGACGAAGAAGCTTCCCGGCTTGAGGGCGACCTGTTCGACCTCGAGCCGGTGCTGCGTGACGCGGTGGTGCTCGCACTGCCGCTGCAGCCGGTGTGCCAGGACGACTGCCTGGGCCTGTGCTCCGAATGCGGAGCTCGGCTCTCGGACGACCCGGACCACCACCATGACGCCGTCGACCCCCGGTGGGCGGCTCTGCAGGGACTCTCGGCCCCATCACTCGAGGCCGGAAGCAACGACAGCGGTACCCGTGAGGGTGCTGCCGAGAACCAGGAGAAGTAG
- a CDS encoding cell division initiation protein, translating to MQQKLDEITTTVENARSMPMSASIVVNKAEMVAMLGALREALPTELAQAQQTVEQGDQVVEEARREAERIVAAAHDERARLIAGTDLVMRAQAEADRLLAEARAESEEERREADDYVDSKLANFEVVLTKTLGAIGRGRAKLRAGGAPVEGEDGEEFAQDAFHSPSPEVDEYVDVKLAALETALGKTLEAVGRGRDKLLGKRPIDDLGAYLEAADQASGAQGGDRHAAVAAELASAGLLPPQEHEQGAGHGAQEHGAPDHALPAHGVPAQSTGQEPQPEYWPQQGQPQQQDPNGYPYQEQYQLQAQHQAGYEQQQGYDPYGYPQQPPQPGYDAYGYAQQPAQPQQPAQPQQPAQPQQPGYDPYVQQPHLPHQQQGEGLDETSFFDTGFIDVTKLRELGGYQ from the coding sequence GTGCAGCAGAAGCTTGACGAGATCACCACAACGGTCGAGAACGCGAGATCCATGCCGATGTCGGCGTCGATCGTGGTGAACAAGGCCGAGATGGTCGCCATGCTGGGCGCGCTGCGGGAGGCGCTGCCGACCGAGCTGGCGCAGGCGCAGCAGACCGTGGAGCAGGGCGACCAGGTCGTCGAGGAGGCCCGCCGGGAGGCGGAGCGGATCGTCGCCGCGGCGCACGACGAGCGGGCCCGGCTGATCGCCGGGACCGACCTGGTGATGCGCGCCCAGGCCGAGGCCGACCGGCTGCTCGCCGAGGCCCGCGCGGAGTCCGAGGAGGAGCGCCGCGAGGCCGACGACTACGTCGACAGCAAACTCGCCAACTTCGAGGTGGTGCTCACCAAGACCCTCGGCGCGATCGGTCGCGGCCGGGCCAAGCTCCGCGCCGGCGGCGCCCCGGTCGAGGGCGAGGACGGCGAGGAGTTCGCCCAGGACGCCTTCCACTCGCCCAGCCCCGAGGTGGACGAGTACGTCGACGTGAAGCTGGCCGCGCTGGAGACGGCGCTGGGCAAGACCCTGGAGGCGGTCGGCCGGGGCCGCGACAAGCTGCTCGGCAAGCGCCCCATCGACGACCTGGGCGCCTACCTGGAGGCCGCCGACCAGGCGTCCGGCGCCCAGGGCGGCGACCGGCACGCCGCCGTCGCCGCCGAGCTGGCCTCGGCCGGGCTGCTGCCGCCGCAGGAGCACGAGCAGGGCGCGGGCCACGGCGCGCAGGAGCACGGCGCCCCCGATCACGCCCTGCCCGCCCATGGCGTCCCGGCCCAGTCCACCGGCCAGGAGCCGCAGCCCGAGTACTGGCCGCAGCAGGGCCAGCCGCAGCAGCAGGACCCCAACGGCTACCCGTACCAGGAGCAGTACCAGCTCCAGGCCCAGCACCAGGCCGGCTACGAGCAGCAGCAGGGCTATGACCCCTACGGCTACCCGCAGCAGCCCCCGCAGCCCGGTTACGACGCGTACGGCTACGCCCAGCAGCCCGCACAGCCCCAGCAGCCCGCACAGCCCCAGCAGCCCGCGCAGCCCCAGCAGCCCGGCTACGACCCGTACGTCCAGCAGCCGCACCTGCCGCACCAGCAGCAGGGCGAGGGCCTGGACGAGACCAGCTTCTTCGACACCGGTTTCATCGACGTCACCAAGCTGCGGGAGCTGGGCGGATACCAGTAG